ccctgggcctgctctggactctccaggtccttgccctgctcccaagggctgtgggggtgcttaatggtcagggcttggagtttagagctcagggtggggattaggcagaactttgggaggtttgttgttctgctggcagtgtctgcttcatgattaggggaagagctttttggtctgggtcaggattaaagctttgcttttcatactggtaatacaggtttgggaatggggtgggaacTGGAGTACAAATaagtctggagttctgggtttgggctttttctggcttggaattaGGGCAGTGAATTCCTTTCAatgggaggggcagcacttttGGGGAGTGTTGGGGCTTCAGGTTACAAAGAGAGTAAAGGCCTATCAAGGGTGTTTGCCCAGTCattgtttcagcaccctcagcattctctgaacctggttttacctcatcaaaatccttcctctgttggtcaagcccctctttccttccctaattttccttctcttttgtcccagttcctcctaacctcctcagaactttcatcaggatgggctcagctttgtgataacacggtgcaacctcatggactcaaggagccactgtgaaactgcagaacctcatggaattatgaggccattgtgacactggggaaacccatggaatcaagaggccactgggatgctccagggccccatggagccaaaggaacccagggACAGTGGGCAACCTCCTGAAAgaaaggggccattgtgacactgcagaaacccatggaatcaggccattgtggcactgcagggcctcttggaAACATAGAAACCCTGGGCCacagtggaatttcatggaatcaagaggccattgtgacactggggaacctcatggaacagaAGGAATCCAGGGACTTCTTCTCGATACCAGAGTTGGGAAGAGACCTCAGCCTTCAGGAAGTGCCTGGAGGGgaacccctttgctgctggaactgctgttgtggagcccagccctgtcccagcagtgcccagggcctgtccctgcctgtgctcacaggcctgacccacagcaggacagtgactgagctgccagagcactcaggccttgggtacggacaggaaaggagagggtgggagtgcaaagagagcagctctgaacagacccagttcaggtgctccctggcagtgctgggactcttttcccttccacatctgcaaacatggaaatgccctccagcttcaggggagGTCTTGGaggaagaatctggaaaaaagcatttgtgtcctttcttacactcagagattgtgattcctcatgtacaaactaacacagggaggatgtttAACAACCACCTTGCtgcacaaacttttattttgcttaaatgcacacaaagcatGATTCTTGAGTAGTACATtttgtgggtgaaaaaaaaagaggtagagaCTGATGTACatgggatgaagaataaaatttcagtgttattaACATTAACAGAcgaacaaaaaagaaaagcccccCAACActatcaaaagctttagaaggcaggctgggcccAAAATAAGTTCCACaatgagtgttctgcagaagaaaagatgcaGTTTATTGCTTCTCAAAAAACACgtagtcatcattttccttatggcatccttgagctcctggttcctgaggctgtagatgagggggttcacTGATGGAGGCACCACCACGTAGAGAACTGACACCACCAGGTCCAGGGacggggaggagatggaggggggcttcaggtaggcaaagaCGCCAGTGCTAAagaacagggagaccacggccaggtgagggaggcacgtggaaaaggctttgtgccgtccctgctgagaggggatcctcagcacagccctgaataTCTGCACATAGGAGTAAACAATGAACACAAAGCACatcaaaaacagaaaagcaccaaccccaatgagcccaatttccctgaggtagcctgagtgtgagcaggagagcttgaggatgtgtggggtttcacagaagaactggcccagggcattgccctggcacaggggcagggaaaatgtattggctgtgtgcagcagagaattgaGAAACCCAgcggcccaggcagctgctgccatgtgggcacaagctctgctgcccaggagggtcccgtagtgcaggggtttgcagatggcaacgtagcggtcgtagcacatgatggtgaggagggaaaactctgctgacatgaagaagtcaaagaaaaagagctgtgcagcacatcccatgtaggagatggttgtggtgttccagagggaattgtccatggctttggggacagtggtgcagatgcagcccaggtctgtgagggagaggttgagcaggaagaagtacctgggggtgtgcaggtggtggtcacaggctatggcactgaggatgaggccgttggccaggagggcagccagggagatggccaggaagagccagaagtgcaggagctgcagctcccgcctgtctgcgaatgccaggaggaggaactggggcatggagctgctgttggacatttgctgcctcagAGTATGATTTTCTGTTGAggtaaaaaaggcagaactgaattaggccagactcaatcagcaaaacatcttgcatgtctcatagcaattcaacattcagggcctcttttcaggaagatctctctgcatccctctccccgagctctgggttttgctggctgaagggggcactgagagcagggaccctggaatgggctcccgaggaatccgtcttgctgtgcagtgagaggcaacttggagcacagggtgacctccaattaaatgcatttgtgatgtatcaaagtgtttccagaactgctggtcacagtttggccaagggcagaacagagggaggggatttgggggacttTGTGCTCCAAGTGAAATCTTGTGAGTCTTGAGAGGCAAAGGGGTGGTCTCTTGGTGCAGAGACAAAAGCTGGCCATCTTTCCCGttcacagctgcccctggctggcagcttggagctgaagAGGGATGGCCTTAGGAATTCcctgcaaaaagaaacaaggcacttctgggagcagaggaatctCAGTTCAAAGAGCAGATTTACAGAATCCTTGCCTTTCCTCAGAGTGCCTGATTAAGACTTCATCTTTCtcctcccagactgccacaCACAGGGATCATTGCAGCTCCCAAGTACGGCTGCCCAgggcatttccatggatttagcactgaggagttttctccatggggatcctgtgcagcacagagatcctatggcagagttgtgcccttctggagggcacctgcagccctgcaggacacccaggcaaacagctgaataccctgaaggtgcctggagggcacttgggcacttggctcccacagacacatccccacagcagcacccaaaggggttgtgtctggacaggaatctgccacccccaaaccccacagtggcTTAGAAAAcccactggtgagaacaaggagagcccaggcagcaggggatggcagtgaaatgccacaatgctgctgccaagggaggagggacacagagagacagctggaaatcagggccttgtccttgcctgggctctggctgctgcagggcaatgcacagcccagcccccgtgggcctgagggcacaggctctgcttaggctgggaaaggagcccaggcaggagctgctcagggaaggggtctgtgccacagggacagcagggaggggcccccatccccctgcccagcccttgtggcagcagctgcctctccctgcctgcctgtctctgggtgaggagctgttcctgccagcagcccctgcctgtgcccagctcagctccctgccagtgctgccagagccatccccagcccagtgcccaggggcagctctgcctgggcaggggctgcagagcagatcccagacaccctgcggtggctgggaagggggaggtgttctgggggatgtgcttcctgagaagggcccctggaaatggcaggaggtggagctgtagctgtgaggagccctgagcctgcagctgaagggccctgcccagccctgccctgccctgaggggtcactccttcca
This Pseudopipra pipra isolate bDixPip1 chromosome W, bDixPip1.hap1, whole genome shotgun sequence DNA region includes the following protein-coding sequences:
- the LOC135405005 gene encoding olfactory receptor 14J1-like; translation: MSNSSSMPQFLLLAFADRRELQLLHFWLFLAISLAALLANGLILSAIACDHHLHTPRYFFLLNLSLTDLGCICTTVPKAMDNSLWNTTTISYMGCAAQLFFFDFFMSAEFSLLTIMCYDRYVAICKPLHYGTLLGSRACAHMAAAAWAAGFLNSLLHTANTFSLPLCQGNALGQFFCETPHILKLSCSHSGYLREIGLIGVGAFLFLMCFVFIVYSYVQIFRAVLRIPSQQGRHKAFSTCLPHLAVVSLFFSTGVFAYLKPPSISSPSLDLVVSVLYVVVPPSVNPLIYSLRNQELKDAIRKMMTTCFLRSNKLHLFFCRTLIVELILGPACLLKLLIVLGGFSFLFVC